The DNA segment AATCATTAACAAAATGACAATCAAATTGCTGTTACTCAGTACTATATGCATGTTCAAGACtacaaaaattgatttgtatATGTGGCATTCAAGTTTTCTCAACTTGCAAATTTGgcttataaattaaaaaaagtacagaccagattgtgtgtgtgtgttgaataTCCCCCAAAAGTCTATATATAAACTATTGCTGATAATCAGTGCCATTGAGCGCAGTCTGGAAGTGTGTAATCACATAATCATGATAGTATGCCATAATGCACAACGGTTGGCCCAAAATAATCGATGCccaaacaataatatttccCATACGAGGACCCAATCGACGTTCCACATATTTGGATATGGCCGATAGTGGTATCTGGCCCATCATGCCCAGGAATGCCCAAATTTTGTACGTTTGCAGTGGAACTGAtacctaaaaaatataccaataaatcATGAATAAAAATTCTAGATCAGTTGATAAGCCAACCTACCAAATATTCATGGAAAAATGCGCTGAACAGAAAGACGATTGTGGATGCCTGGCGAGAGGAGTAACCCATTTGGACAACGGGAATGTAAAGATGACGCACACACCAACGATGCACAGGCATATTCCAAGTACGCCAGAAAGTGTCAATATTGTTGGCATTCCACCAATCACAGTAGAAGTTGCGATCGGCAAAGTTCAGCACTTCGCCCAGAGCATTTAAAAACGAATGGAAGAGCAGATAGAAAAAGCACAGCCAGGCCAAGTGATTGGGCAGCTAAAAAgacgaaataataaaatgtgaaaattaataaattaattaattacaaataaattacaattcagCTTACAGCAAGTTTAAGTAGACGTTCGGTGGCCAAGCCAATGTCCATGTTGGAGAACGGAACCAAGGAGTTGCGCACCGAAGGAATAATCCATTGTTGGAACAATGCCATCACCACATTGACGCCAATGAGCACCTCCAGCAGACGTTTCAAGAGGAAATGCTTTCGAACACGAGATGTTCGTGGGAAATTGAGTTCATAGCATAGAGTGGGAGCACAAAGGAAGTACATAATATCTTTATAGGTCAAGTTTTCTGGGTATTGCACCAATTTGGTAACGTCTTCATCCTCCTCGCcttcattcatttttcttttttctacaatttttttttattgttaacttAAATTGGATTTTATTGATTAAGTCATGAACTTACTGAGTTCAGCTAATGTGATGCTTGGTCGGCGTTCACGTGGCTGCCTTTGATAATAGGTCTGACGACACCACATATTGGTCTGCACATAACTCCACAACTTCAGGAACAATACGGAATAGAAAAAACACACTGTGGTTGCTCCCACTgcaaagtattaaataattaataaacaattatatatctatcatttatttatcataCTCACTTATGCTAAATGCTGATCCCTTCAAATGTATAATCACCACAGGCAAGCAAACCGACACAACAACGTTTGAGATTTGTATAACCATGCCAAGACCTTCAGAAATTATTTCCtgtaacaaaataataattgaaatagttAACTTTCAATAAAGTCCATTTATCAATAACATTATAAAGGAAAACCCCGCTTTAAAATTTAACGGAATCGTCtgggtttattttaaaaacactGAAACCATGctctttgaaaatatactaatataccatatgATATGT comes from the Drosophila sulfurigaster albostrigata strain 15112-1811.04 chromosome 2L, ASM2355843v2, whole genome shotgun sequence genome and includes:
- the LOC133848905 gene encoding LOW QUALITY PROTEIN: diacylglycerol O-acyltransferase 1 (The sequence of the model RefSeq protein was modified relative to this genomic sequence to represent the inferred CDS: deleted 1 base in 1 codon) produces the protein MTTTKDPKEQPPANNNNKQSQSKNGVAGGLMKRLRRSASATEHNLTNLRNRKSTQNLFDQHGNPIDLQQYRKVLDKDENGNGTSEKKLRYRRTQSVTRAEEISNKEAKQRKAQPDRSIHRPRDSLFSWSSGFTNFTGLVNWGFLLLCIGGLRLGLENFLKYGIRVNPIDWYFFLSGRNEGEGHNALLLIIYSMVHISLCLAVEKGLALEIISEGLGMVIQISNVVVSVCLPVVIIHLKGSAFSIMGATTVCFFYSVLFLKLWSYVQTNMWCRQTYYQRQPRERRPSITLAELKKRKMNEGEEDEDVTKLVQYPENLTYKDIMYFLCAPTLCYELNFPRTSRVRKHFLLKRLLEVLIGVNVVMALFQQWIIPSVRNSLVPFSNMDIGLATERLLKLALPNHLAWLCFFYLLFHSFLNALGEVLNFADRNFYCDWWNANNIDTFWRTWNMPVHRWCVRHLYIPVVQMGYSSRQASTIVFLFSAFFHEYLVSVPLQTYKIWAFLGMMGQIPLSAISKYVERRLGPRMGNIIVWASIILGQPLCIMAYYHDYVITHFQTALNGTDYQQ